Proteins from a genomic interval of Sugiyamaella lignohabitans strain CBS 10342 chromosome C, complete sequence:
- the YKU70 gene encoding Yku70p (Subunit of the telomeric Ku complex (Yku70p-Yku80p); involved in telomere length maintenance, structure and telomere position effect; required for localization of telomerase ribonucleoprotein to nucleus via interaction with the TLC1 guide RNA; relocates to sites of double-strand cleavage to promote nonhomologous end joining during DSB repair; GO_component: GO:0043564 - Ku70:Ku80 complex [Evidence IEA]; GO_component: GO:0043564 - Ku70:Ku80 complex [Evidence IDA] [PMID 8754818]; GO_component: GO:0005694 - chromosome [Evidence IEA]; GO_component: GO:0000781 - chromosome, telomeric region [Evidence IEA,IEA]; GO_component: GO:0000790 - nuclear chromatin [Evidence TAS] [PMID 10367891]; GO_component: GO:0005635 - nuclear envelope [Evidence IDA] [PMID 10638763]; GO_component: GO:0005724 - nuclear telomeric heterochromatin [Evidence TAS] [PMID 12080091]; GO_component: GO:0005634 - nucleus [Evidence IEA,IEA,IEA]; GO_function: GO:0005524 - ATP binding [Evidence IEA]; GO_function: GO:0004003 - ATP-dependent DNA helicase activity [Evidence IEA]; GO_function: GO:0003677 - DNA binding [Evidence IEA,IEA]; GO_function: GO:0003723 - RNA binding [Evidence IDA] [PMID 12975323]; GO_function: GO:0003684 - damaged DNA binding [Evidence IEA]; GO_function: GO:0003684 - damaged DNA binding [Evidence TAS] [PMID 10367891]; GO_function: GO:0004386 - helicase activity [Evidence IEA]; GO_function: GO:0016787 - hydrolase activity [Evidence IEA]; GO_function: GO:0000166 - nucleotide binding [Evidence IEA]; GO_function: GO:0042162 - telomeric DNA binding [Evidence IEA]; GO_process: GO:0032508 - DNA duplex unwinding [Evidence IEA]; GO_process: GO:0006310 - DNA recombination [Evidence IEA]; GO_process: GO:0006281 - DNA repair [Evidence IEA]; GO_process: GO:0006974 - cellular response to DNA damage stimulus [Evidence IEA]; GO_process: GO:0006333 - chromatin assembly or disassembly [Evidence IDA] [PMID 11553718]; GO_process: GO:0006342 - chromatin silencing [Evidence IDA,IMP] [PMID 9501103]; GO_process: GO:0030466 - chromatin silencing at silent mating-type cassette [Evidence IGI,IMP] [PMID 18791224]; GO_process: GO:0000727 - double-strand break repair via break-induced replication [Evidence IGI,IMP] [PMID 17321803]; GO_process: GO:0000724 - double-strand break repair via homologous recombination [Evidence IMP] [PMID 11016833]; GO_process: GO:0006303 - double-strand break repair via nonhomologous end joining [Evidence IEA]; GO_process: GO:0006303 - double-strand break repair via nonhomologous end joining [Evidence IMP] [PMID 10908335]; GO_process: GO:0097552 - mitochondrial double-strand break repair via homologous recombination [Evidence IMP] [PMID 22214610]; GO_process: GO:0000723 - telomere maintenance [Evidence IEA]; GO_process: GO:0000723 - telomere maintenance [Evidence IMP] [PMID 10818099]): MQQFDDASNIKSSRRCFIVTDNEDPSFGNSQQRTAAKTNAEELVNKNVIIEPAFLSHGDSKGEGSNFDMSQFWDSITFTKPMDDEENADVEPVPSSYLVSDLTLKTSLLSRRSPKRALFTNRIELAPGIEIGVKGYLTFSKQLFVKDRYVYTQGEEKQIVKSEVKITDDESVNTVSPDEIIRAYEFGDSYIYFTPEQVNQIRNLGRPLIRIIGFKSPSFVPPEYNKRHSMFVYPSDSKLTGSIRAFHSLYQCMRQKGKVAIAWAIIRSNSIPEPCALFPVNEEVETKGSLTVQVTPPGFQLVILPYADDIRARPMSTITEGKAERIYNSFNRNKLTINSPK, translated from the coding sequence ATGCAGCAGTTTGATGACGCCTCAAACATCAAATCCTCAAGACGGTGCTTCATCGTTACGGATAACGAAGACCCAAGTTTTGGTAACAGTCAACAGAGAACTGCCGCCAAGACTAATGCAGAGGAGCTCGTTAATAAGAATGTCATCATTGAACCTGCCTTTCTGAGTCATGGTGATAGCAAGGGTGAGGGCTCAAACTTTGACATGTCGCAATTTTGGGATAGTATTACTTTTACAAAACCTATGGATGACGAAGAGAACGCTGATGTGGAACCGGTGCCCTCCAGCTATTTAGTCTCTGACTTAACGCTCAAGACAAGCTTGCTCTCACGGCGCAGTCCTAAGCGGGCATTGTTTACTAATCGGATTGAGTTGGCGCCAGGAATTGAGATAGGCGTTAAGGGATACTTGACTTTTTCTAAGCAACTCTTTGTGAAAGATCGTTATGTCTACACGCAGGgagaagagaagcagaTCGTCAAATCAGAGGTCAAGATAACAGATGACGAGTCTGTCAATACAGTTTCTCCTGATGAGATCATCAGAGCATATGAATTTGGTGATagttatatttattttacaCCGGAACAGGTTAACCAAATTCGGAATCTCGGTAGGCCCTTGATCAGGATCATAGGTTTTAAGAGTCCTAGCTTTGTTCCTCCTGAATATAACAAACGACACTCAATGTTTGTATACCCCTCGGACTCGAAACTGACTGGATCAATTCGAGCCTTCCACTCACTTTATCAGTGTATGCGTCAGAAAGGAAAGGTTGCTATAGCTTGGGCAATAATTCGTAGTAACTCCATTCCGGAGCCGTGTGCTTTGTTTCCAGTGAATGAAGAAGTGGAGACAAAAGGTTCATTGACAGTTCAGGTGACTCCGCCTGGATTTCAGTTAGTTATCCTTCCATATGCCGACGATATAAGGGCTAGGCCCATGTCAACAATAACCGAAGGTAAGGCAGAGAGGATTTACAATAGCTTCAACCGCAACAAACTAACAATCAATAGCCCCAAATGA
- a CDS encoding ATP-dependent DNA helicase II subunit 1 produces the protein MLELRHHESFDEPKSAVVLALEAVYEAIKSRLIVSPGDKSGIILYGTKKTSDAAFAWCNILMPLGAPSASQLRRVRRIIESKFH, from the coding sequence ATGTTGGAGCTTCGTCACCATGAATCATTCGATGAACCAAAATCTGCTGTTGTCTTGGCTCTAGAGGCAGTCTATGAGGCAATAAAGAGTCGACTCATAGTATCACCTGGCGATAAATCAGGTATTATTCTCTATGGGACAAAGAAGACATCTGATGCTGCATTTGCTTGGTGCAATATTCTGATGCCACTAGGTGCCCCATCAGCAAGCCAACTACGAAGAGTTCGAAGGATAATCGAAAGTAAGTTTCATTGA
- the POL2 gene encoding DNA polymerase epsilon catalytic subunit — MAYDIETTKAPLKFPDSAVDKIMMISYMIDGEGFLITNREIVSKDIEDFEYTPKPEYKGVFTIFNEETEKELLVRFFDHIKEEKPTVIATFNGDFFDWPFVEARAAFHGIDMYQEIGFQKDAEEEYKSTHCVHMDCFRWVKRDSYLPQGSQGLKAVTTAKLGYNPIEVDPEMMTPYAIEQPQVMAEYSVSDAVATYYLYMKYVHPFIFSLCTIIPLNPDEVLRKGTGTLCEMLLMVQAYKNGILLPHKHKDPAERFYDGHLIESETYVGGHVESLEAGVFRSDIPTDFNIDTTAIDELLKDLDSALNFTIEVEAKKKVSDITNYDEVKADVTAALIKLKTDPKRHERPSIYHVDVASMYPNIMTTNRLQPDSMISEEDCASCDFNRPGKTCDRRLPWAWRGEFFPTKKDEYLMIRNSLQNERFPGRFPDSPSRDFKDLSSTEQAAAIKKRITEYSKKVYHKVKVTETIEREAIICQRENPFYVNTVRDFRDRRYEFKGLQKVWKRKVDDIPASDVSGREEAKKMIVLYDSLQLAHKVILNSFYGYVMRKGSRWYSMEMAGVTCLTGATIIQMARSLVERIGRPLELDTDGIWCILPKTFPEDFTFNLTDGKKLPISYPCVMLNHLVHAKFTNHQYQILEDSTTLRYKTISDNSIFFEVDGPYKAMILPTSKEEDKNLKKRYAVFNPDGSLAELKGFEVKRRGELRLIKAFQSQVFSVFLKGTTLTECYAEVGKVANSWLDILDSKGKTLEEDDLIDLISENRSMSKTLQEYEGMKSTSICTARRLAEFLGSQMVKDKGLACKYIISKKPLGAAITDRAVPVAIFSAETSVKSHYLKKWLKDPGLDDYDPRSILDWDYYRERLASTIQKMVTIPAALQQVSNPVSRIQHPDWLLKRISTKNDKLKQKKLSSFFSTGSKPMTDASNKVNQLSGSILNNDRIHDIEDLTLGDARVTTAKIGKVAMKRKGNNSEAQSVALQEQFVSLSLEMPSPEEDYGEWLRYHKKKWAIQKQSRQNRQHLFGDSSRKIGVSGLIMQQTETAYSNSWQFLQFCPSEKGGEARAFVYINDKIQTIRINVGRRLYVNFRRATPSVYELPNCKVEKVNHTLPNGRTSDHLYRLHMSESAYETEMAKADSVLKHANIEGIYESQLGAEDRSLLELGCTTILDNSKPGLLGAGLEKGFSLEWLKPYNEVYLLNSKLNYLFLCHLVSHELQVFALVPSWSSQAFVFVLRPSRSAQGLPNLSKSYEEFLKESNVSMDPGSPIFNYQDQLVFEESYFDDISKLYKKLGQAITKLHSENATKAILCIQSPQAGRLKKLLRPINDFPNIEIRSSTMAIPQIGWQTAAAKRICKSYLSLRSWIGLYCRLSRYSDVPIGNLKGDDIRYLIDVIYARRLQQSNIVLWWSNSPIPDNGGSEKDSILPLIDPVSLPTVNNSGVYSKICIDLQVRNLSVNTILTAAIINEAEGADLAGSIVQGDGSSNSTPFVENAFSTPALAVLSNLVKEWWNQALANDETADDMVNCFISWVSSSNSFLYDQTLYYHVQNLSKKAFIQLVREFRKAGSQLVFADQKRFVLMTPKKILENTYSYANFLIKTIRSKPLFNFLDISLTEYWEVLVWMDDVNFCGKSCKSLSASGKDTVQTFFNWHIGRFLPPLLQTEFEESVLSFMEKYCDYRDQFQKKQQETLGVRQTQISSTALQRVSTDEDNNDSEIDNHFANGIFEAIRPQLVKRVKQLLKIYLDGKSNPDIAVQFEFPVLAGSRLQLSNPITQFVKSLCAVYGLSKELNLESRTLRRNLLSILGIKEFTEEASFKNPSASLIIDSVVCENCYFVCNLDLCRQDDLVRKDTVGNTVYYSWACENCGKDYNRIVLEERLIQNIQKLVTSYQIQDLKCEKCKKIKSDELSVRCECSGNWVETIPSSHVLKSIETYDRVAQFYELKFLQDVTSHLI; from the coding sequence ATGGCATACGATATCGAGACAACGAAGGCTCCATTAAAGTTTCCAGATTCAGCAGTGGATAAGATCATGATGATTTCATATATGATTGACGGAGAGGGGTTTTTGATCACCAACAGAGAAATTGTATCTAAAGATattgaagattttgaataTACCCCCAAGCCTGAATACAAAGGTGTTTTCACAATCTTTAatgaagagacagagaaAGAACTGTTGGTTAGATTCTTTGATCATatcaaagaagagaaaccTACAGTAATTGCGACATTCAATGGTGATTTTTTCGATTGGCCCTTTGTTGAAGCTCGAGCTGCTTTCCATGGGATCGACATGTATCAAGAAATAGGTTTTCAAAAGGACGCCGAAGAAGAGTACAAATCCACTCACTGTGTGCATATGGACTGCTTTAGATGGGTTAAACGTGATAGTTACCTGCCTCAAGGTAGTCAGGGTCTAAAAGCCGTTACCACAGCCAAGCTAGGATACAATCCAATAGAGGTTGATCCAGAAATGATGACTCCGTATGCTATTGAGCAGCCACAGGTCATGGCAGAATACTCTGTATCAGATGCTGTTGCCACCTATTACCTGTATATGAAATATGTGCACCCCTTCATTTTCTCCCTTTGCACTATTATTCCACTAAATCCAGATGAAGTGTTACGAAAGGGAACAGGTACTCTTTGCGAAATGTTACTGATGGTGCAGGCTTATAAGAATGGCATCTTGTTGCCCCACAAACACAAAGATCCGGCAGAAAGGTTTTACGATGGTCATTTGATTGAGAGTGAGACGTATGTGGGCGGTCACGTAGAGTCACTGGAAGCAGGAGTATTTCGAAGTGATATTCCTACAGATTTTAATATTGATACCACAGCTATCGATGAACTTCTCAAGGATTTGGACTCAGCTTTAAATTTCACGATTGAGGTGGAggccaaaaaaaaggtcAGCGATATAACGAATTATGATGAAGTCAAGGCAGATGTTACTGCAGCTTTAATAAAGCTCAAAACAGATCCAAAAAGACATGAGAGGCCATCCATATATCATGTCGACGTCGCCTCCATGTATCCCAACATCATGACTACCAATCGATTACAACCAGATTCAATGATCTCAGAGGAAGACTGCGCGTCTTGTGACTTCAACCGACCGGGTAAGACATGTGATAGAAGACTCCCATGGGCATGGAGAGGAGAATTTTTTCCCACGAAAAAAGATGAATACCTCATGATAAGAAACTCTTTACAAAACGAGAGATTCCCAGGTCGATTCCCTGATTCTCCGAGTCGAGACTTCAAAGATTTGAGCTCAACTGAACAGGCTGCAGCAATAAAAAAGCGGATTACTGAGTACAGTAAGAAAGTATATCACAAAGTTAAGGTAACTGAAACTATTGAACGAGAAGCAATTATCTGCCAACGTGAAAATCCCTTCTATGTTAACACTGTCCGAGATTTTAGAGATAGGCGATATGAATTTAAAGGGTTACAAAAGGTCTGGAAACGTAAGGTCGATGATATTCCTGCTTCGGATGTTAGTGGCCGTGAGGAAGCTAAGAAGATGATAGTTTTATACGACTCTCTCCAATTGGCTCATAAAGTTATTCTTAATTCATTCTATGGATATGTCATGAGGAAAGGATCACGGTGGTATTCCATGGAGATGGCAGGGGTGACCTGCTTAACTGGTGCAACAATTATTCAAATGGCAAGGTCATTGGTTGAGAGAATAGGAAGGCCTCTTGAATTAGATACAGATGGTATTTGGTGTATATTACCAAAAACATTCCCTGAAGATTTCACATTTAATCTAACTGACGGTAAGAAGCTCCCTATCTCATATCCCTGCGTTATGTTGAACCATCTTGTCCATGCTAAATTTACGAATCATCAGTATCAAATACTAGAGGATTCCACTACTCTTCGCTATAAAACTATCAGCGACAACAGTATTTTTTTCGAAGTAGATGGTCCTTATAAGGCTATGATTCTTCCTACCtcgaaagaagaggatAAGAATCTAAAGAAGAGATATGCTGTATTCAATCCAGATGGTTCGCTGGCTGAACTGAAAGGGTTTGAAGTGAAACGTCGTGGTGAGCTTAGACTTATTAAAGCATTTCAAAGCCAAGTATTTTCGGTTTTCTTAAAGGGAACAACATTAACTGAATGCTATGCCGAAGTAGGAAAGGTAGCAAATAGTTGGTTAGATATTTTGGACTCGAAAGGCAAGActttggaagaagatgatctGATAGACCTCATTTCTGAGAACAGAAGTATGTCAAAGACATTGCAAGAATATGAAGGGATGAAGTCTACGTCTATTTGTACCGCTAGACGTTTAGCTGAATTTTTGGGCTCTCAAATGGTAAAGGACAAAGGTTTGGCATGTAAATATATCATCTCTAAGAAACCTTTGGGAGCTGCCATCACTGACAGAGCGGTTCCAGTTGCTATTTTTTCTGCTGAGACTAGTGTTAAAAGCCATTACCTCAAAAAATGGCTAAAAGACCCTGGGTTGGATGACTATGACCCACGATCTATCCTGGACTGGGATTATTATCGGGAACGTCTTGCCTCCACCATCCAGAAAATGGTGACGATTCCAGCTGCTCTTCAACAAGTGTCTAACCCAGTTTCTCGAATCCAACATCCTGACTGGTTGCTTAAGAGAATTAGTACCAAAAACGACAAGttgaaacagaagaagctgtcGTCTTTTTTCTCTACTGGCAGTAAACCTATGACCGATGCTTCGAATAAAGTGAATCAATTATCTGGATCAATTTTAAACAACGATCGCATCCATGACATTGAAGATTTAACCTTGGGTGACGCTCGAGTCACAACGGCAAAAATAGGAAAGGTAGCTATGAAAAGGAAAGGCAATAATTCTGAAGCACAGTCAGTGGCCCTGCAAGAGCAGTTTGTGTCCCTCTCTTTGGAAATGCCCTCACCAGAGGAAGATTACGGAGAGTGGCTCCGCTAtcacaaaaagaaatgggcAATTCAGAAGCAGAGTCGTCAAAATCGTCAGCATCTTTTTGGAGATTCAAGTCGCAAGATTGGTGTGTCTGGATTGATTATGCAACAAACTGAAACAGCATACTCTAACTCATGGCAATTCCTCCAGTTCTGTCCCTCAGAAAAAGGTGGCGAGGCCCGTGCTTTTGTCTACATCAACGATAAGATCCAGACGATCAGAATTAATGTTGGCAGAAGACTATATGTTAACTTTCGTCGTGCAACTCCTTCTGTCTATGAACTTCCAAATTGTAAAGTTGAAAAGGTGAACCACACACTACCCAATGGACGCACGTCGGATCACTTGTATCGACTCCATATGAGTGAATCAGCATATGAAACTGAAATGGCAAAAGCTGATAGCGTTCTTAAGCATGCCAACATTGAGGGTATATATGAAAGCCAACTCGGTGCCGAAGATAGGTCTTTACTTGAATTGGGATGCACAACTATATTAGACAACTCTAAGCCTGGTCTCTTGGGTGCTGGTCTTGAAAAGGGATTTTCGTTAGAATGGTTGAAACCATACAATGAAGTTTACTTGCTGAATTCCAAATTGAACTATTTGTTCCTGTGTCATCTTGTATCTCATGAGCTTCAAGTATTTGCATTGGTTCCAAGTTGGTCGAGCCAAGCTTTTGTCTTCGTGTTAAGACCATCTAGGTCTGCTCAAGGTCTCCCTAATCTTAGCAAGTCGTATGAAGAATTCCTCAAGGAAAGTAATGTCTCGATGGATCCTGGCAGTCCAATCTTCAACTATCAAGATCAGCTGGTATTCGAAGAATCTTACTTTGATGATATTTCTAAGTTATATAAAAAGCTGGGACAGGCTATTACCAAGCTTCACAGTGAAAATGCGACCAAGGCGATATTGTGCATCCAGTCACCACAAGCCGGCCGGCTGAAGAAGTTACTGAGGCCCATAAACGATTTTCCCAACATTGAAATACGTTCATCAACAATGGCTATTCCTCAAATTGGCTGGcagactgctgctgccaaacgGATTTGCAAGTCCTATCTCAGTCTGAGATCTTGGATTGGGCTTTATTGCAGACTCTCAAGATACTCCGATGTACCAATTGGAAATCTTAAAGGTGATGATATACGTTACTTGATCGATGTTATCTACGCTAGACGCTTGCAACAGTCTAATATAGTTCTTTGGTGGTCAAACAGTCCAATTCCGGATAATGGAGGCTCAGAAAAAGACAGCATTTTACCCCTCATCGACCCTGTGAGTCTGCCAACTGTGAACAATTCTGGCGTCTACTCGAAAATTTGTATAGATCTCCAAGTGAGGAACTTATCTGTCAATACCATATTGACTGCCGCGATTATTAATGAGGCAGAGGGGGCGGATCTTGCTGGGTCTATAGTTCAAGGAGACGGATCATCTAATTCTACACCTTTTGTTGAAAATGCCTTCTCCACGCCGGCTCTTGCTGTGCTAAGCAATCTCGTTAAAGAGTGGTGGAACCAAGCTCTGGCAAATGACGAGACAGCCGATGATATGGTGAACTGCTTCATCTCGTGGGTGTCTTCTTCGAATTCATTTCTGTATGACCAGACACTCTATTATCATGTCCAAAATTTATCAAAGAAAGCATTCATTCAGTTGGTTAGAGAGTTCCGAAAAGCCGGCTCACAACTTGTATTTGCAGATCAAAAGCGCTTTGTTCTCATGACTCCTAAGAAAATTCTTGAAAATACCTATTCCTATGCAAATTTTCTGATCAAGACAATCAGGTCGAAGCCTCTGTTTAATTTCCTGGATATATCCCTCACAGAGTATTGGGAAGTCCTAGTATGGATGGATGATGTAAACTTTTGTGGCAAATCCTGTAAAAGTCTTTCTGCCAGTGGGAAGGATACCGTTCAAACCTTTTTCAACTGGCACATTGGTAGATTCCTCCCACCACTTTTGCAAACAGAATTCGAGGAGTCGGTGTTGTCATTTATGGAGAAGTACTGTGATTATAGAGATCAGTTCCAGAAGAAACAACAAGAAACTCTTGGTGTACGCCAGACTCAAATATCCAGCACTGCTCTCCAACGGGTTAGTACGGATGAGGATAATAATGACAGCGAAATAGACAATCATTTTGCAAATGGCATTTTTGAAGCTATTAGGCCGCAGCTTGTAAAGCGTGTCAAGCAACTATTGAAAATATACTTGGATGGAAAGTCAAACCCAGACATAGCTGTTCAATTTGAATTTCCTGTTCTGGCAGGATCCCGCCTGCAATTGAGCAATCCAATCACACAGTTCGTGAAGTCCTTGTGTGCCGTATATGGTCTCTCCAAAGAGCTGAATTTGGAATCACGGACACTACGAAGAAATTTACTAAGTATTCTTGGTATCAAGGAGTTCACTGAGGAGGCAAGTTTCAAGAACCCCAGTGCCTCTTTGATAATTGATAGTGTGGTCTGTGAGAATTGCTACTTCGTTTGCAATCTTGATTTATGTCGCCAGGACGATCTTGTTCGAAAAGATACGGTAGGAAACACAGTATATTATAGCTGGGCTTGTGAAAACTGTGGTAAGGACTATAATAGAATTGTCTTGGAAGAAAGGCTTATTCAGAACATCCAAAAACTTGTTACTAGTTATCAAATCCAAGATCTTAAATGTGAAAAATGTAAAAAGATCAAATCGGATGAGCTAAGTGTGAGATGCGAGTGCTCAGGAAACTGGGTGGAAACAATTCCTTCGAGCCATGTGCTGAAGTCGATCGAAACATATGACAGAGTAGCACAGTTCTATGAGTTAAAATTTCTTCAAGACGTTACAAGCCACTTAatttaa
- the RAD14 gene encoding Rad14p (Protein that recognizes and binds damaged DNA during NER; subunit of Nucleotide Excision Repair Factor 1 (NEF1); contains zinc finger motif; homolog of human XPA protein; NER stands for nucleotide excision repair; GO_component: GO:0000110 - nucleotide-excision repair factor 1 complex [Evidence IPI] [PMID 8621533]; GO_component: GO:0005634 - nucleus [Evidence IEA,IEA,IEA]; GO_component: GO:0005634 - nucleus [Evidence IDA] [PMID 9852079]; GO_function: GO:0003677 - DNA binding [Evidence IEA]; GO_function: GO:0003684 - damaged DNA binding [Evidence IEA]; GO_function: GO:0003684 - damaged DNA binding [Evidence IDA] [PMID 23925126]; GO_function: GO:0003684 - damaged DNA binding [Evidence IDA] [PMID 8516285]; GO_function: GO:0046872 - metal ion binding [Evidence IEA]; GO_function: GO:0008270 - zinc ion binding [Evidence IDA] [PMID 8516285]; GO_process: GO:0006281 - DNA repair [Evidence IEA]; GO_process: GO:0006974 - cellular response to DNA damage stimulus [Evidence IEA]; GO_process: GO:0006289 - nucleotide-excision repair [Evidence IEA]; GO_process: GO:0000715 - nucleotide-excision repair, DNA damage recognition [Evidence IDA] [PMID 8516285]) produces the protein MMLYLRYQVEEYAFKKWGSPEGLDKEYERREAAKKQRKEKKFLDKLKDMRKKTRAEAITRHADERHEHEWSAPMDGLQGMVSRRCKVCGMTTEEIVF, from the coding sequence ATGATGTTATATCTGCGGTATCAAGTAGAAGAATATGCTTTCAAAAAATGGGGAAGCCCTGAAGGGCTAGATAAGGAATATGAAAGGCGGGAAGCAGCAAAGAAGCAAAGAAAGGAGAAAAAATTTCTAGATAAACTGAAAGAtatgagaaagaaaactaGGGCAGAAGCTATCACCAGGCATGCCGACGAAAGACATGAACATGAATGGTCTGCGCCTATGGATGGGCTGCAAGGTATGGTGTCAAGGCGGTGCAAGGTATGTGGTATGACAACAGAAGAGATTGTTTTTTGA